A genomic window from Aquitalea aquatilis includes:
- a CDS encoding Lrp/AsnC family transcriptional regulator, protein MTNEIVLDSYDRKLLALLQDDARRTHDELAEAVSLSPTAVTRRLKRLRSEGIIRREVALVDPAVLGRPLRLVVNVILERERIALVDAFKQAIRAAPEVVECYHVTGRPDFVLVVLVRDMGDYERFCREHIMSNDNVREFESLVVMETTKYSTAVPQDAAG, encoded by the coding sequence ATGACCAATGAAATAGTGCTGGATAGCTATGACCGCAAACTGCTGGCCTTGCTGCAGGATGATGCCCGCCGCACCCACGACGAGCTGGCCGAGGCTGTCAGCCTGTCGCCCACCGCGGTCACCCGGCGGCTGAAACGGCTGCGCAGCGAGGGCATCATCCGCCGCGAAGTGGCACTGGTCGACCCGGCCGTGCTGGGGCGGCCGCTACGGCTGGTGGTGAACGTGATTCTGGAGCGCGAACGCATTGCGCTGGTGGATGCCTTCAAGCAGGCCATCCGCGCCGCGCCGGAAGTGGTGGAGTGCTACCACGTGACCGGGCGGCCGGACTTTGTGCTGGTGGTGCTGGTGCGCGACATGGGGGACTACGAGCGCTTCTGCCGCGAGCACATCATGAGCAATGACAATGTGCGCGAGTTCGAGTCGCTGGTGGTGATGGAAACCACCAAGTACAGCACGGCCGTGCCCCAGGATGCGGCGGGCTAA
- a CDS encoding DUF2145 domain-containing protein: MAIRRAAQGGFLISRPMRQPARIAQALLTAGLFALGAALLPAKAGASSLLFCEQSSPASVARKSSLLLFSQQVKNLLEQSGHQAAIISRSGLDLERFNIRLSHAGISLRDNPNSPWSVRQLYYACDEQRPHLYDQGLPGFLIDQPQGSTVYLSILLLPPAQEAPLRQAALDNKLALQLLSADYSANAYPYSTRYQNCNQWLVELLAHAWGSLPGGNAARQQAQDWLQQQGYRPDSVDVKHRYMVWAAHVVPLVHNDDHPAAELDARRYQVSLPAGIESFVRQQIAGTERIQLCLREHTLVTHRGWDDMATDCRPANGDTVQQLD; encoded by the coding sequence ATGGCAATCCGACGTGCAGCCCAAGGTGGTTTCCTGATTAGCCGGCCCATGCGGCAGCCGGCGCGCATCGCCCAGGCCCTGCTGACCGCAGGGCTGTTTGCATTGGGCGCGGCCCTGCTGCCCGCCAAGGCCGGGGCCTCCTCGCTGCTGTTCTGCGAACAGTCCTCGCCAGCGAGCGTGGCGCGCAAGAGCAGCCTGCTGCTGTTCAGCCAGCAGGTGAAAAACCTGCTGGAGCAGTCCGGCCACCAGGCGGCCATCATCTCCCGCTCCGGGCTGGACCTGGAGCGCTTCAACATTCGCCTGTCGCATGCCGGCATCAGCCTGCGTGACAACCCCAATTCGCCGTGGTCGGTGCGCCAGCTGTATTACGCCTGCGACGAGCAACGCCCCCACCTGTACGACCAGGGGTTGCCGGGTTTTCTGATCGACCAGCCGCAAGGCAGCACGGTCTATCTGTCCATCCTGCTGCTGCCCCCGGCACAAGAGGCGCCATTGCGGCAGGCCGCGCTGGACAACAAGCTGGCCTTGCAGCTGCTGTCTGCCGACTACAGCGCCAATGCCTACCCCTATTCCACCCGTTACCAGAACTGCAACCAGTGGCTGGTGGAGCTGCTGGCCCATGCCTGGGGCAGCCTGCCCGGCGGCAATGCGGCGCGCCAGCAGGCACAGGACTGGCTGCAACAGCAGGGCTACCGCCCGGATAGCGTTGATGTGAAACACCGCTACATGGTGTGGGCCGCCCATGTGGTGCCGCTGGTGCATAACGACGACCACCCTGCCGCCGAGCTGGACGCGCGCCGCTATCAGGTGAGCCTGCCGGCAGGTATCGAAAGCTTTGTCCGGCAGCAGATTGCCGGCACCGAGCGCATCCAGCTGTGCCTGCGCGAGCACACGCTGGTAACGCATCGCGGCTGGGATGACATGGCCACTGATTGCCGCCCGGCCAACGGCGACACCGTGCAACAGCTGGATTAG
- a CDS encoding ABC transporter ATP-binding protein, with protein MTGNRVAIEIDHVCKRFGAGEQAVLALDHIALDIRENEFFTLLGPSGCGKTTLLRMIAGFEDVSAGDIRLYGASLTGKLPFQRPVNTVFQSYALFPHLTVEENIAFGLEMRGFKPADIKPIVAEKLELVKLSGFARRRPHQLSGGQQQRVALARALAPSPRVLLLDESLSALDLKLRKEMQVELKRLQRETGITFVFVTHDQEEALTMSDRIAVMSAGKLQQVGSPEDIYDRPANRFVADFIGETSFLQGQVADGQLQFGEAGSLSCQVLDQSHDGAAALAVRPERLQLSATGSGLAGVVAEVVYRGVDTVYTVQLADGQPCRVRHTNDSGASRLARVGDAVRVAAQPGAFHRLQEAGHDA; from the coding sequence ATGACCGGCAACCGTGTGGCGATTGAGATCGACCATGTCTGCAAGCGCTTCGGCGCAGGCGAACAGGCCGTGCTGGCGCTGGACCATATCGCGCTGGATATCCGCGAAAACGAATTTTTCACCCTGCTGGGGCCGTCGGGCTGCGGCAAGACCACCTTGCTGCGCATGATTGCCGGCTTCGAGGATGTCAGTGCCGGCGATATCCGCCTGTACGGAGCCTCGCTCACTGGCAAGCTGCCCTTCCAGCGTCCGGTCAATACCGTGTTCCAGAGCTATGCGCTGTTCCCGCACCTCACGGTGGAGGAGAACATCGCCTTCGGGCTGGAAATGCGCGGTTTCAAGCCGGCCGACATCAAACCCATCGTGGCGGAAAAGCTGGAGCTGGTGAAGCTGTCCGGCTTTGCCCGCCGTCGTCCGCACCAGCTGTCCGGTGGCCAGCAGCAGCGGGTGGCGCTGGCGCGTGCGCTGGCCCCGTCCCCCAGGGTGTTGCTGCTGGACGAATCGCTGTCGGCGCTGGACCTGAAGCTGCGCAAGGAAATGCAGGTGGAGCTCAAGCGCCTGCAACGCGAAACCGGCATCACCTTTGTTTTCGTCACCCACGACCAGGAAGAAGCGCTCACCATGTCGGACCGCATCGCGGTGATGTCGGCCGGCAAGTTGCAGCAGGTGGGCAGCCCGGAAGACATTTACGACCGGCCGGCCAATCGCTTTGTCGCCGACTTCATCGGCGAAACCTCCTTCCTGCAAGGCCAGGTGGCAGATGGTCAGCTGCAGTTTGGCGAAGCAGGCAGCCTGTCCTGTCAGGTGCTGGATCAATCACACGATGGCGCGGCAGCGCTGGCCGTGCGGCCCGAACGGCTGCAACTGTCGGCCACCGGCAGCGGCCTGGCCGGTGTGGTGGCCGAGGTGGTGTATCGCGGCGTGGATACCGTCTATACCGTGCAACTGGCCGATGGCCAGCCCTGCCGGGTGCGCCATACCAATGACAGCGGTGCCTCGCGCCTGGCACGGGTGGGCGATGCGGTACGGGTTGCCGCTCAGCCGGGAGCTTTCCATCGTCTGCAGGAGGCCGGCCATGACGCTTGA
- a CDS encoding aminopeptidase P family protein translates to MMFSAATYQQRRTALQQSLSGSLLLFVGNVDSPMNYHDNIFPFVQDSSFRYFFGQNQPGMAALIDCASGVATLFGNDPDVADIVWTGPQPMLAERAARAGITASQPYAALEQALADAVAAGRTIHYLAPYRGETRLELGRLLGVHPAEVAAGFSPQLTRAVVALREIKSAEEVAEMEAALAVTGAMHVAAMQSSRPGVVEHQVVGIMEGIMRRHDWQLAYPSIFSRRGEVLHNHAHDNVLQKGDLVLNDTGCTSGGGYASDITRTFPVGGRFNQQQRELYNIVLDMQLQAIAAIKPGVRYLDVHKLAAQVMVEGMRELGFFHGPVEEIVDSGAYAIAFPHGLGHQIGMDVHDMEGLGEDLVGYDDTVQRSPLFGMGYLRLGKALKAGMVLTVEPGIYFIPALIEAWQAEGRHSQYINYARFAEMTGFGGIRIEDNVLVTDSGSRVLGEPIPKTVDELEAIMQM, encoded by the coding sequence ATGATGTTTTCTGCCGCCACCTATCAGCAGCGCCGCACCGCGCTGCAACAGTCTTTGTCGGGCAGCCTGCTGCTGTTCGTCGGCAATGTGGATTCGCCGATGAACTACCACGACAACATCTTTCCCTTTGTGCAGGATTCCAGCTTTCGCTACTTCTTCGGCCAGAACCAGCCGGGTATGGCGGCGCTGATCGACTGTGCCAGTGGTGTGGCCACGCTGTTTGGCAATGATCCGGACGTGGCAGACATTGTCTGGACTGGTCCGCAGCCGATGCTGGCCGAGCGCGCCGCGCGTGCCGGCATCACAGCCAGCCAGCCGTATGCGGCACTGGAGCAGGCGCTGGCGGATGCGGTGGCTGCCGGCCGAACGATTCACTATCTGGCACCCTATCGTGGTGAAACCCGGCTGGAGCTGGGTCGCCTCTTGGGCGTGCATCCGGCCGAGGTGGCCGCCGGCTTTTCGCCACAGCTGACCCGCGCCGTGGTGGCGCTGCGCGAGATCAAGAGTGCCGAGGAAGTGGCCGAAATGGAGGCTGCATTGGCGGTGACCGGTGCCATGCACGTGGCGGCGATGCAGTCTTCGCGACCGGGCGTGGTGGAACATCAGGTGGTGGGCATCATGGAAGGCATCATGCGCCGTCACGACTGGCAGTTGGCTTACCCCTCCATTTTCTCGCGTCGTGGCGAAGTGCTGCACAACCATGCCCACGACAATGTGCTGCAAAAGGGTGATCTGGTGCTGAACGACACCGGTTGTACTTCCGGTGGCGGCTACGCCAGCGACATCACCCGTACCTTCCCGGTGGGCGGGCGCTTCAACCAGCAGCAGCGCGAGTTGTACAACATCGTGCTGGACATGCAGCTGCAAGCCATCGCCGCCATCAAGCCGGGGGTACGTTATCTGGACGTGCACAAGCTGGCGGCGCAGGTGATGGTGGAGGGCATGCGCGAGCTGGGCTTCTTCCACGGGCCAGTGGAGGAGATTGTCGACTCTGGCGCCTATGCCATCGCCTTCCCGCATGGGCTGGGCCATCAGATCGGCATGGATGTGCACGATATGGAAGGGCTGGGCGAGGATCTGGTGGGCTATGACGACACCGTGCAGCGCAGCCCGCTGTTTGGCATGGGCTATCTGCGCCTGGGCAAGGCGCTCAAGGCCGGCATGGTGCTGACGGTGGAGCCGGGCATCTACTTCATCCCGGCGCTGATTGAGGCCTGGCAGGCCGAGGGCCGCCACAGCCAGTACATCAACTATGCGCGTTTTGCCGAGATGACCGGCTTTGGCGGCATCCGCATCGAAGACAATGTACTGGTTACCGATAGTGGCAGCCGCGTGCTGGGCGAGCCGATTCCCAAGACGGTGGACGAGCTGGAAGCCATCATGCAGATGTAA
- a CDS encoding benzoate/H(+) symporter BenE family transporter: protein MSTLSPRESPAGQTHADRVPFSWSHFSPSAGLAAVLALLVGYSGPFLIIVHAAQSAGLSAAQLGSWVWAVSIASGVAGIWLTLRWRVPVITAWSTPGAALLLAALPGVPYGEAVGAFLAAAVIVTVVGVSGAFDKLMKIFPASLAAAMLAGILFHFVADVAGAASQQAMLVVPMAVLFFVGRKLFPRFALLAAIALGLALAGWQGLYGTAASWQGSSGPLFTMPQWSWTAFVNLALPLALLALTSQFLPGMAVLSASGYHIPARSPVTVLGLASIITAPLGGHGVTLAAIIAAICTGPEAHPDPQRRYMAGLVCGALYIVLGIAGGALAGLVLLLPKALVVTAAGLALFGTLASSLTAALMDDGHREAALLTFVVAASGVTIAGLGSPLWAVLAGGSVSWLLKARPKSTPALKPVMQSKN from the coding sequence ATGTCCACCCTTTCCCCGCGAGAGTCTCCTGCTGGCCAGACGCATGCTGATCGTGTGCCGTTTAGCTGGTCTCATTTCTCGCCTTCGGCCGGCCTTGCCGCAGTGCTTGCACTGCTGGTGGGGTATTCCGGCCCCTTTCTTATTATTGTGCATGCCGCCCAGTCCGCCGGCCTGAGCGCGGCACAGCTGGGCTCCTGGGTGTGGGCGGTGTCCATTGCCTCCGGCGTGGCCGGCATCTGGCTCACCCTGCGCTGGCGCGTGCCGGTGATTACCGCCTGGAGCACGCCGGGTGCGGCGCTGCTGCTGGCGGCGCTGCCCGGCGTACCGTACGGCGAGGCGGTGGGGGCTTTTCTGGCTGCCGCCGTCATTGTCACCGTGGTGGGCGTGAGCGGTGCTTTTGACAAGCTGATGAAAATTTTCCCTGCTTCGCTGGCGGCAGCCATGCTGGCGGGCATTCTGTTTCACTTTGTCGCCGATGTGGCCGGGGCGGCCAGTCAGCAGGCCATGCTGGTGGTGCCGATGGCGGTGTTGTTCTTTGTCGGCCGCAAGCTGTTTCCGCGCTTTGCCCTGCTGGCAGCCATCGCACTGGGGCTGGCACTGGCCGGTTGGCAGGGGCTGTATGGCACGGCGGCTAGCTGGCAGGGCAGCAGCGGCCCGCTGTTCACCATGCCGCAGTGGTCGTGGACGGCCTTCGTCAACCTGGCGCTGCCGCTGGCCTTGCTGGCGCTCACCAGCCAGTTCTTGCCGGGGATGGCGGTGTTATCGGCTTCCGGCTACCACATTCCGGCGCGCTCCCCGGTAACCGTGCTGGGGCTGGCCTCCATCATTACCGCGCCGCTGGGTGGCCATGGTGTGACGCTGGCCGCCATCATCGCCGCCATCTGCACCGGGCCGGAAGCCCACCCGGACCCACAGCGCCGCTACATGGCCGGGCTGGTGTGCGGTGCGCTGTACATTGTGCTGGGCATTGCCGGTGGCGCACTGGCAGGCTTGGTGCTGCTCTTGCCCAAGGCGCTGGTGGTGACAGCGGCCGGTCTGGCGCTGTTCGGCACACTGGCTTCTTCGCTCACTGCCGCGCTGATGGACGACGGCCACCGCGAAGCGGCCTTGCTCACCTTTGTGGTGGCCGCATCGGGTGTCACCATCGCCGGGCTGGGCTCACCGCTGTGGGCGGTACTGGCGGGGGGCAGCGTAAGCTGGCTATTGAAGGCGCGCCCCAAAAGCACGCCGGCCTTGAAGCCGGTGATGCAAAGCAAAAACTGA
- the aguB gene encoding N-carbamoylputrescine amidase, with protein MSKASVAVIQMAVDPASRQHNWQQAETLIRQAAAQGAQIILLPELFEWRYFCTEQDARYHALAEPLASHPAVAHFSRLAAELQVVLPLSVFEAAGQARYNTVVIIDADGSVLGHYRKTHIPDGPGYSEKFYFNGGDTGFKVWHTRYARLGVGICWDQWFPESARAMALLGAELLCYPTAIGSEPQDATLDSRDHWQRTMQGHAAANLMPLFAANRIGSEQGRDFSQTYYGSSFITDGKGAVLHSAGRDEQAVLVQDFDLAELAAVRASWGVFRDRRPDAYAALLTLDGHTPVPTAG; from the coding sequence ATGAGCAAGGCATCCGTCGCCGTCATCCAGATGGCAGTCGATCCCGCCTCGCGCCAGCACAACTGGCAGCAGGCTGAAACCCTGATCCGCCAGGCCGCAGCACAGGGCGCACAGATCATCCTGCTGCCCGAGCTGTTCGAGTGGCGCTATTTCTGTACCGAGCAGGACGCGCGCTATCACGCGCTGGCCGAACCGCTGGCCAGCCACCCGGCGGTAGCGCATTTTTCGCGGCTGGCCGCCGAGTTGCAGGTGGTGCTGCCGCTGAGTGTGTTCGAAGCTGCCGGTCAGGCGCGCTACAACACCGTGGTCATCATCGATGCCGATGGCAGCGTGCTGGGCCACTATCGCAAGACCCACATCCCGGATGGTCCGGGCTATTCCGAAAAATTCTATTTCAATGGCGGCGATACCGGTTTCAAGGTGTGGCACACCCGCTATGCCAGGCTGGGCGTGGGCATCTGCTGGGACCAGTGGTTCCCCGAAAGCGCCCGCGCCATGGCGCTGCTGGGGGCCGAGCTGCTGTGCTACCCCACGGCAATCGGCAGCGAGCCGCAGGACGCCACGCTGGACTCGCGCGACCACTGGCAGCGCACCATGCAGGGCCATGCTGCCGCCAACCTGATGCCGCTGTTTGCCGCCAATCGCATTGGCAGCGAGCAGGGTCGCGACTTTTCCCAGACCTACTACGGCAGCTCCTTCATCACCGATGGCAAGGGTGCTGTGCTGCACAGTGCCGGGCGTGATGAACAGGCGGTGCTGGTGCAGGACTTCGACCTGGCAGAACTGGCCGCCGTGCGCGCCAGCTGGGGCGTGTTCCGCGACCGTCGGCCGGATGCCTATGCGGCGCTGCTGACGCTGGACGGGCACACGCCAGTCCCCACCGCCGGCTAA
- a CDS encoding CBS domain-containing protein, with the protein METSFQALPSMAMPKHTDLVHLDQRPLRPINLKSPALEVMTDLRIIDPVSIGEDEILRHAHNLMISRGIRLLFVQDEDSRLVGLITASDILGERPVQCMLGHGKRHDEVLVRDVMTPRSELEMLSLADVQHATVGHMVATLKQQGRQHALVAELDLNTGHYQLCGMFSTSHMARRLGMPLNFMRVPQALSEIQHALLHEG; encoded by the coding sequence ATGGAAACTTCATTTCAAGCGCTGCCATCCATGGCCATGCCCAAACATACCGACCTGGTGCATCTGGACCAGCGTCCGCTGCGCCCCATCAATCTGAAAAGTCCGGCGCTGGAGGTGATGACCGACCTGCGCATCATCGACCCGGTCAGCATCGGCGAAGATGAAATCCTGCGTCACGCCCACAACCTGATGATCAGCCGTGGCATCCGCCTGTTGTTTGTGCAGGACGAAGACAGCCGGCTGGTGGGCCTGATCACCGCATCCGACATCCTGGGCGAGCGCCCGGTGCAGTGCATGCTGGGGCATGGCAAGCGCCATGACGAAGTGCTGGTGCGCGATGTGATGACCCCGCGCAGCGAGCTGGAAATGCTGTCGCTGGCCGATGTGCAGCACGCCACCGTCGGCCACATGGTGGCCACGCTCAAGCAGCAGGGCCGGCAGCATGCGCTGGTGGCCGAGCTGGACCTCAATACCGGCCATTACCAACTGTGTGGCATGTTCTCCACCTCGCACATGGCGCGGCGGCTGGGCATGCCGCTCAACTTCATGCGGGTGCCGCAGGCGCTGTCGGAAATCCAGCACGCGCTGTTGCACGAGGGTTAA
- a CDS encoding DMT family transporter has translation MSTSSAVLAPSFFRSAGAERWLPMALFCALVLLWAYNYVVMKQTLQATTPITHLILRTSLGSLTLFGVLLARGRAIRPQRLVQAAQVGLSTTFLYSLSITLALVAGAAGRTSVLVFTMPFWVALLSRWLLAEPFTRRSRQALAAGFAGLMLIVAPWQLHGGVLPMALAVLAGFFWALGSVLSKRVTQDGGMDSLNFSAWQAVIGLLPLLALWPWADFAHIRWSAGFVLGMLYAGVLSSAVGWLAWLWLLKRLPASTLSFNALVIPVLAVAMAASQLGEWPASRELAGMLLVGAGIVLIARR, from the coding sequence ATGTCTACATCCAGTGCCGTACTGGCCCCGTCCTTTTTCCGCAGCGCCGGCGCAGAGCGCTGGCTGCCCATGGCCCTGTTCTGTGCGCTGGTGCTGCTGTGGGCTTACAACTACGTGGTGATGAAGCAGACCCTGCAGGCCACCACGCCCATCACCCACCTGATTTTGCGCACCTCGCTGGGCAGCCTGACCTTGTTTGGCGTGCTGCTGGCCCGCGGCCGCGCCATCCGGCCGCAGCGCCTGGTTCAGGCGGCGCAGGTGGGGCTGAGCACCACCTTTCTCTACAGTCTGTCCATTACCCTGGCGCTGGTGGCCGGTGCCGCCGGGCGTACCTCGGTGCTGGTGTTCACCATGCCGTTCTGGGTGGCGCTGTTGTCGCGCTGGCTGCTGGCCGAGCCGTTTACCCGCCGTAGCCGACAGGCGCTGGCCGCCGGCTTTGCCGGCCTGATGTTGATCGTGGCACCCTGGCAGTTGCACGGCGGGGTGCTGCCGATGGCGCTGGCGGTGCTGGCCGGTTTCTTCTGGGCGCTGGGTTCTGTGCTGAGCAAGCGGGTGACGCAGGATGGCGGCATGGACAGCCTGAATTTTTCCGCCTGGCAGGCGGTGATCGGCCTGCTGCCCTTGCTGGCGCTGTGGCCATGGGCCGATTTTGCCCATATCCGCTGGTCGGCAGGTTTTGTGCTGGGCATGTTGTATGCGGGAGTCCTGTCCAGCGCCGTGGGCTGGCTGGCCTGGCTGTGGCTGCTCAAGCGCCTGCCGGCCAGTACGCTCAGTTTCAATGCGCTGGTGATTCCGGTGCTGGCGGTGGCCATGGCGGCCAGCCAGTTGGGGGAATGGCCGGCCAGCCGCGAACTGGCCGGCATGCTGCTGGTGGGGGCCGGCATCGTGCTGATTGCCCGGCGTTAA
- a CDS encoding AraC family transcriptional regulator, whose protein sequence is MAQSSCNDSAVLPGSDNPSGRPVSLHAIVATVNVLAEQGIAAADLLAGSGIPPERLQEPARLVNHHQEMTVFDNARRLACDESLGLRLGRAMHTSNYGILGYTMLVSPTLRVALETAIRFPLLLASYFTLRLEERGKEAWLLADDYHYRADLLSFNAEMCLSSMWSIAGDCMGVRWSPKAVHMSFAQPAHAGLYPAIFGHAGQFDMADNALVFPAKWLDRPQPLADAVSFHMAQEQCQRQQEQWASSHGSALVARVLRLIQSDPVRFARLDELTATLHMSERTLRRKLAALGTSFQALLDQARHQQSLHLLHDTRLSIGMIAERLGFAESASFRHAFARWTGKRPSDLRR, encoded by the coding sequence TTGGCCCAGTCTTCCTGCAACGACAGCGCTGTTCTGCCCGGCAGCGACAATCCATCCGGCCGGCCGGTGTCGCTGCACGCCATCGTGGCCACGGTGAATGTGCTGGCCGAGCAGGGCATTGCCGCGGCCGATCTGTTGGCTGGCAGCGGCATTCCACCGGAGCGGCTGCAGGAGCCGGCACGGCTGGTCAACCATCACCAGGAAATGACGGTGTTCGACAATGCCCGCCGCCTGGCCTGTGACGAATCGCTGGGCCTGCGGCTGGGGCGCGCCATGCACACCTCCAATTACGGCATTCTGGGCTACACCATGCTGGTCAGTCCCACGCTACGGGTGGCACTGGAAACCGCCATCCGTTTTCCCTTGCTGCTGGCCAGCTATTTTACCCTGCGGCTGGAAGAACGTGGCAAGGAAGCCTGGCTGCTGGCCGATGATTACCACTACCGGGCCGACCTGCTCAGTTTCAATGCCGAGATGTGCTTGTCGTCGATGTGGAGCATCGCCGGCGACTGCATGGGCGTGCGCTGGAGTCCGAAGGCGGTGCACATGAGCTTTGCCCAGCCGGCCCACGCCGGGCTTTATCCGGCCATTTTCGGCCATGCCGGCCAGTTTGACATGGCGGACAATGCGCTGGTGTTTCCGGCCAAATGGCTGGACCGCCCACAGCCGCTGGCCGATGCCGTCAGCTTTCACATGGCGCAGGAGCAATGCCAGCGCCAGCAGGAACAATGGGCCAGCAGCCATGGCTCGGCCCTGGTGGCACGGGTGCTGCGGCTGATCCAGTCCGACCCGGTACGCTTTGCCCGGCTGGACGAGCTGACCGCCACCCTGCACATGTCGGAGCGTACCCTGCGGCGCAAGCTGGCCGCACTGGGCACCTCCTTTCAGGCCTTGCTGGATCAGGCCCGCCATCAACAGTCCCTGCATCTGCTGCATGACACCAGGCTGTCCATCGGCATGATTGCCGAACGGCTGGGTTTTGCCGAATCCGCCAGCTTTCGCCACGCCTTTGCCCGCTGGACCGGCAAGCGCCCGTCCGACCTGCGCCGCTAG
- a CDS encoding PLP-dependent aminotransferase family protein, whose amino-acid sequence MTDLPLYLHIARQLQARLDSGEWPPGSRLPAVRRLAAEHGVNTLTALAAYRHLEEQQSVVARPRSGFFAALPRHVASGTAAQPGPTAAALVDVDSRMSQLIRLSASSIRQQLHMAEAHSSLYPAQELSRRMQLLLARQPELIGAYLPTADQQQLHQQIRRLAASWQLDIPLDKVLFTQGITEAISLSLRLLTRPGDVVAVETPVYFGLLQTLQTLGLKALEIPCTPDAGLSLEALEFALRHGAPVKCLVTVTNFQNPTGALMPDDNKKRLLQLARRHGLTIIEDDVFGELYFGPQHPTPLKAWDRDGDVIYCSSFTKSFAPAFRLGWLSGGRHHAALERLRESSSLVSPAILLAVLSEVLASGDYARISQRIRQQLKQQMDALADAVLAAFPRGTRVRRPQGGMLLWVEGPEGLDSQAMLETALARSISFAPGLVFSAEPRFAHCLRINCGQPWSTQLAEDIRTLGWLASEQLSGKA is encoded by the coding sequence ATGACCGATCTTCCGCTTTATCTGCATATCGCCCGCCAGCTACAGGCAAGGCTGGACAGCGGCGAATGGCCACCGGGCAGCCGCCTGCCTGCGGTGCGCCGGCTGGCAGCCGAGCACGGCGTCAACACCCTGACCGCACTGGCCGCCTATCGCCACCTGGAAGAACAGCAAAGCGTGGTGGCGCGTCCGCGCAGCGGATTTTTTGCCGCCCTGCCACGCCATGTCGCCAGCGGCACGGCCGCCCAGCCCGGCCCAACCGCCGCCGCACTGGTGGACGTGGACAGCCGCATGAGCCAGCTGATCCGCCTGTCTGCCTCGTCCATCCGCCAGCAACTGCACATGGCCGAGGCGCACAGCAGCCTGTACCCGGCGCAGGAGCTGTCACGCCGCATGCAGCTGCTGCTGGCGCGCCAGCCAGAGCTGATCGGTGCCTACCTGCCCACGGCCGACCAGCAGCAGCTCCATCAGCAGATACGGCGGCTGGCCGCCAGCTGGCAGCTGGACATTCCACTGGACAAGGTGCTGTTTACCCAGGGCATTACCGAAGCCATCAGCCTGTCGCTGCGCTTGCTCACCCGGCCGGGCGACGTGGTGGCGGTGGAAACCCCGGTCTACTTCGGCCTGCTGCAAACCCTGCAGACGCTGGGCCTGAAGGCACTGGAGATTCCCTGCACGCCGGATGCCGGCCTGTCGCTGGAAGCGCTGGAATTCGCCCTGCGCCACGGTGCGCCAGTCAAATGCCTGGTGACGGTTACCAACTTCCAGAACCCTACCGGCGCACTGATGCCGGACGACAACAAAAAGCGCCTGCTGCAACTGGCACGCCGCCACGGCCTCACCATCATCGAGGACGATGTGTTCGGCGAACTGTACTTCGGCCCGCAGCATCCCACTCCACTCAAGGCCTGGGACCGCGACGGCGACGTGATTTACTGTTCGTCCTTCACCAAGAGCTTTGCCCCGGCCTTCCGCCTGGGCTGGCTGTCCGGCGGCCGTCACCATGCCGCACTGGAACGGCTGCGCGAAAGCAGCAGCCTGGTCAGCCCGGCCATCCTGCTGGCGGTGTTGTCCGAGGTGCTGGCCAGCGGCGATTACGCCCGCATCAGCCAGCGCATCCGCCAGCAACTGAAACAGCAAATGGATGCTCTGGCCGATGCGGTGCTGGCAGCCTTCCCGCGTGGCACCCGCGTACGCCGGCCACAAGGTGGCATGCTGCTATGGGTGGAAGGCCCGGAGGGGCTGGACAGCCAGGCCATGCTGGAAACGGCACTGGCGCGCTCCATCAGTTTCGCCCCCGGCCTGGTGTTCTCGGCCGAACCGCGCTTTGCGCATTGCCTGCGCATCAATTGCGGCCAGCCCTGGTCCACCCAGCTGGCGGAAGACATCCGTACCCTGGGCTGGCTGGCCAGCGAACAACTGAGCGGGAAAGCCTGA